In Candidatus Promineifilum breve, one genomic interval encodes:
- a CDS encoding efflux RND transporter periplasmic adaptor subunit: MWKTRVYPSRWGGAVALLLLCAGLLAACSATPGAAVQEAETVEVIVGDLSANATAGGALTARRSAALQAPAAARVTERHVRAGQTVTAGEPLVSLDTTGAALDVSAAQLDVRLAEAKLASLQAAPTAAELAAAEAAVAAAQASLDALQAGPTAAELATFEASLRAAAASVAAANADLTSAQSSVTAADLAAAEASLAAAQIQLTQAREANEENTNQATHAVLMAAEQAVAQAQARVDDLRAGPDTAAAQGSMGAAAARQQAAQADFDRQTAPPSAAQLAAAESQLASVAATLADLTEGPSAAEVAGAEADLAAARLALADAEDALARLTIVAPFDGVVTAVHVQPGEIAGGTAVELIDLGSLQVVLQVDEVDVGSLAVGQAATVSLTAFPGVTIPAEIGAIAAAAGTNAGGAVTYDVRLELAPTDLPLLVGMTADAALVTAEKRDVLLVPNAAVQVDRTSGTYSVQRVLADGATEEVSITVGLRDDDNTEVTSGLVAGDRVLLGGAIPSGLQEQFEGGPGFMGGGN, translated from the coding sequence ATGTGGAAAACCAGAGTCTATCCTTCAAGGTGGGGCGGCGCGGTCGCCCTGCTCCTATTGTGCGCCGGCCTGCTGGCCGCCTGTAGCGCGACGCCGGGCGCGGCCGTCCAGGAAGCCGAGACTGTTGAGGTCATCGTCGGCGATCTGTCGGCCAACGCCACGGCCGGCGGCGCGCTGACCGCCCGCCGCTCGGCCGCGCTGCAAGCGCCGGCCGCCGCCCGAGTGACCGAACGCCACGTCCGCGCCGGGCAGACCGTGACCGCCGGCGAACCGCTGGTCAGCCTCGACACGACCGGCGCGGCTCTCGACGTGAGCGCCGCTCAACTCGACGTGCGCCTGGCCGAAGCCAAGCTGGCGAGCCTGCAAGCCGCGCCGACAGCCGCCGAACTGGCCGCGGCCGAGGCCGCCGTCGCCGCGGCCCAGGCGTCGCTCGACGCCCTGCAAGCCGGGCCGACGGCCGCCGAATTGGCCACCTTCGAGGCATCGTTGCGCGCCGCCGCGGCTTCCGTGGCCGCGGCCAACGCCGATCTGACCAGCGCCCAGAGCAGCGTCACCGCCGCTGATCTGGCCGCGGCCGAGGCGTCGCTGGCCGCCGCTCAAATTCAACTGACCCAGGCCCGCGAGGCCAACGAAGAGAACACCAATCAGGCGACCCACGCCGTGCTGATGGCCGCCGAGCAAGCCGTGGCCCAGGCCCAGGCCCGCGTCGACGACCTGCGCGCCGGGCCGGACACGGCCGCCGCTCAGGGTAGCATGGGCGCGGCCGCGGCCCGGCAACAAGCGGCCCAGGCCGACTTTGACCGCCAAACCGCTCCGCCCAGCGCGGCGCAACTGGCCGCGGCCGAGTCGCAACTGGCTTCCGTCGCCGCCACGCTGGCCGACCTGACCGAAGGCCCCAGCGCCGCCGAGGTGGCCGGCGCCGAGGCCGATCTGGCCGCGGCCCGCCTGGCGTTGGCCGATGCCGAAGACGCGCTGGCCCGCCTGACCATTGTCGCCCCGTTCGACGGCGTGGTGACCGCCGTCCACGTCCAGCCGGGCGAGATCGCCGGCGGCACGGCCGTCGAGCTGATCGATCTGGGCAGCCTGCAGGTGGTCTTGCAAGTCGATGAGGTCGATGTGGGCAGCCTGGCCGTGGGTCAGGCGGCCACGGTCAGCCTGACGGCCTTTCCCGGGGTCACCATTCCGGCCGAGATCGGCGCCATCGCCGCCGCGGCCGGGACCAATGCCGGCGGCGCGGTCACCTATGACGTGCGCCTCGAGTTGGCTCCAACCGACTTGCCGCTGCTGGTCGGCATGACCGCCGACGCCGCGCTGGTGACGGCCGAGAAGCGCGACGTGCTGCTCGTGCCCAATGCCGCCGTGCAGGTTGACCGCACCAGCGGCACGTATAGCGTGCAGCGCGTGCTGGCCGACGGCGCGACCGAAGAAGTCAGCATCACCGTCGGGCTGCGCGACGACGACAACACCGAAGTAACGAGCGGCCTGGTTGCGGGCGACCGCGTGCTGCTCGGCGGGGCGATTCCCTCCGGCCTGCAAGAGCAGTTCGAGGGCGGCCCCGGTTTCATGGGGGGAGGTAACTGA
- a CDS encoding transposase, whose protein sequence is MNILALLQPLRPIVSQTTMRQMSVLMGAMLAMTGRVTMLGMARWTDKGGSYRSVQRFFQTTIPWTQVMWAFFRDHLHQAGDEYLLVGDECVVSKSGKETHGLGRFYAPLWGRPVSSVALFALSLVNPRERRSYPVMSEQVPSQEGVNREVKPRTRRKKAAAQSSAGRPGRPPGRRNSIKTEVTLTPELTRIQTMVKQFLAVVDQRLKLTYLVLDGHFGNNNALQMVRQCGLHLVSKLRHDAALYFPYQGDNKRCKYGAKVAYDNLPASCWQQTIIDDGVHTDIYQATLRHKAFAQPLNVVILLKTRPTTGAQARVLLFTSDLALNWSQVLEYYQLRFQIEFNFRDAKQYWGLEDFMNVKKTPVTNAINLSFLMVNVSQVLLQDLRREDPAVNVLDLKAHYRGHKYVAEVLKLLPQKPDPIFTEAIFDRISRLGRIHPPQPALCPS, encoded by the coding sequence ATGAATATTCTAGCACTATTACAACCATTGCGTCCTATTGTTAGCCAAACGACCATGCGGCAGATGAGCGTACTCATGGGGGCGATGTTAGCCATGACTGGACGAGTAACGATGTTGGGCATGGCGCGCTGGACGGATAAAGGGGGCAGCTATCGGAGCGTACAACGTTTTTTCCAGACCACCATTCCCTGGACACAAGTCATGTGGGCCTTCTTCCGTGACCATCTGCACCAGGCCGGGGACGAGTACCTGTTAGTGGGGGATGAATGTGTCGTCAGCAAATCGGGCAAGGAGACGCACGGCTTGGGACGCTTCTATGCGCCGTTATGGGGCCGGCCAGTGTCCAGCGTGGCCCTGTTTGCCTTGTCGTTGGTCAACCCGCGGGAACGGCGGTCGTATCCGGTGATGAGCGAACAAGTGCCCAGCCAGGAAGGGGTAAACAGAGAGGTCAAGCCGCGGACGCGGCGCAAGAAAGCCGCCGCCCAAAGTAGCGCGGGCCGCCCCGGCCGCCCGCCGGGGCGTCGCAACAGCATCAAAACCGAGGTGACCTTAACGCCCGAACTGACCCGCATCCAAACGATGGTCAAGCAGTTTTTGGCGGTGGTTGACCAACGACTCAAATTGACCTATCTGGTCTTGGACGGCCACTTCGGCAACAACAATGCCCTGCAAATGGTTCGGCAGTGCGGGCTGCACCTGGTTTCCAAATTGCGTCACGATGCCGCCCTGTATTTCCCCTACCAGGGGGACAACAAACGTTGTAAGTACGGCGCTAAGGTCGCCTATGACAACCTCCCGGCCAGCTGCTGGCAGCAGACGATCATCGACGACGGCGTCCACACCGACATCTATCAGGCTACCCTGCGCCACAAGGCGTTCGCCCAACCGCTCAATGTGGTCATCCTGCTCAAAACAAGGCCGACCACCGGCGCGCAGGCCCGTGTGTTGTTGTTCACCAGCGACCTGGCCCTGAACTGGTCGCAGGTGCTAGAGTATTATCAACTGCGTTTTCAAATCGAGTTCAATTTCCGCGACGCCAAACAATACTGGGGTTTAGAGGACTTTATGAACGTCAAAAAGACCCCGGTGACCAATGCCATCAATCTGTCCTTCCTGATGGTCAACGTTTCTCAGGTGTTGTTACAGGACCTGCGGCGTGAAGACCCAGCGGTCAACGTGCTGGATTTGAAAGCTCATTATCGCGGCCATAAATACGTGGCCGAAGTGCTAAAATTGCTTCCGCAAAAACCAGACCCGATTTTTACGGAAGCAATTTTCGACCGGATTTCCAGGTTGGGCAGGATTCATCCCCCTCAACCTGCCCTTTGCCCTTCGTGA
- a CDS encoding ABC transporter ATP-binding protein, with protein sequence MIHMRNITKTYHMGENVVHALRGLDLDIADGEFVAIMGPSGSGKSTLMNILGCLDIPDSGDYLLGGEDVSRLSDDEQARIRNKRIGFVFQQFNLLPRTPALKQVALPLMYAGYDRAERLSRAAAALERVGLGDRQHHKPDELSGGQQQRVAIARAIAVNPTIILADEPTGALDTHTGDEIMAIFEELHAQGNTVIVITHEPDVAARAGRVIWIRDGLVVEHVGRVGNPPLAAGDGGIVVRATAEEGGMPSRPTIERAL encoded by the coding sequence ATGATCCACATGCGAAACATCACCAAGACCTACCACATGGGCGAGAACGTCGTCCATGCCCTGCGCGGCCTCGACCTGGACATCGCCGACGGCGAATTCGTCGCCATCATGGGGCCGTCGGGCAGCGGCAAAAGCACGCTGATGAACATCCTCGGCTGCCTCGACATCCCCGACAGCGGCGACTACCTGCTGGGCGGCGAGGACGTGAGTCGTCTGAGCGACGACGAGCAGGCGCGCATCCGCAACAAGCGCATCGGCTTCGTCTTCCAGCAGTTCAACCTGCTGCCGCGCACCCCGGCCCTCAAACAGGTGGCCCTGCCGCTCATGTATGCCGGCTACGACCGCGCCGAGCGGCTGAGCCGCGCCGCCGCCGCCCTGGAGCGCGTCGGCCTGGGCGACCGGCAACACCACAAGCCGGACGAACTCTCCGGCGGCCAGCAGCAGCGCGTCGCCATCGCCCGCGCCATCGCCGTCAACCCGACCATCATCCTGGCCGACGAGCCGACCGGCGCGCTGGACACCCACACCGGCGACGAGATCATGGCCATCTTCGAGGAACTGCACGCGCAGGGCAACACGGTCATCGTCATCACCCACGAGCCGGACGTGGCCGCGCGCGCCGGACGCGTCATCTGGATCCGCGACGGGCTGGTAGTGGAGCATGTAGGGCGGGTTGGCAACCCGCCTCTGGCCGCTGGAGATGGCGGAATCGTCGTTCGCGCCACGGCCGAAGAGGGCGGGATGCCATCCCGCCCTACAATTGAGAGGGCATTATGA
- a CDS encoding HlyD family efflux transporter periplasmic adaptor subunit, which yields MKALWQRRKKWIIAGGVLLALALGLFLLPRFINQPAAIEAATVDAAAARAEVTVGDLVSEASAGGEIVAGRAAALALMTGGTIAEIPVEVGDAVRAGDVLLRLETAELERAVGQAEQARIAQEAALATLTAAPTAAQLASAEAAVRSAQVQLDDLLDGPSAAELAAAEADLRAAQADLGAASARLNSATAPADANALRAAQIALDTAQAAATSAAERHSTILVTEPNQFLDAETLATMEEQARAAAQQANADLAAAQQAYDDLANGQPSSVAASQASVASAAAQRDAAQAQFDLLQAGPSATDVAAARSSLAQAERQLEQLVSGPDEATRVSSEVAVEQARLREQWAARNLAEATLLAPFDGVITAVNARPGETAAGVVVEMIDPASLELLLHVDEVDIAQVSPGQAAVVTLETWPDAALPAEVLAIVPQPVTGSELVVYEVRLGLGETELALRAGMTADATLTTGELAGALLLPSEAIEVDRASGVYSVRRVTAGADGAETAEVVEVTVGRRSGGFTQITGGLEAGDVVLIGDSLPVESFIPGP from the coding sequence ATGAAAGCACTCTGGCAACGACGCAAAAAGTGGATCATCGCCGGGGGTGTACTACTGGCCCTGGCGCTGGGATTATTCCTGCTGCCCCGGTTTATCAACCAACCGGCGGCGATTGAGGCGGCGACAGTCGATGCCGCCGCCGCGCGAGCCGAAGTGACCGTGGGCGATCTGGTCAGCGAGGCTTCGGCCGGTGGCGAGATCGTCGCCGGGCGGGCCGCGGCCCTGGCCCTGATGACCGGCGGCACAATCGCCGAAATCCCGGTCGAAGTGGGCGACGCGGTGCGCGCCGGCGACGTGCTGCTGCGGCTGGAGACGGCCGAACTGGAGCGGGCCGTGGGCCAGGCCGAACAGGCCCGCATCGCCCAGGAAGCCGCGCTGGCGACGCTGACCGCCGCGCCGACGGCCGCCCAACTGGCCTCGGCCGAGGCCGCCGTGCGCAGCGCCCAGGTGCAACTCGACGACCTGCTCGACGGGCCGAGCGCCGCGGAGTTGGCCGCGGCCGAAGCCGATCTGCGCGCCGCCCAGGCCGACCTGGGCGCGGCCTCGGCTCGCCTCAATAGCGCCACCGCTCCGGCCGACGCCAACGCCCTGCGCGCGGCGCAGATCGCCCTCGACACGGCCCAGGCCGCGGCCACCAGCGCCGCCGAGCGCCATAGCACGATCCTGGTGACCGAGCCGAACCAGTTCCTCGACGCCGAAACGCTGGCGACGATGGAAGAGCAGGCTCGCGCCGCCGCCCAGCAGGCCAACGCCGACCTGGCCGCGGCCCAGCAAGCCTACGACGATCTGGCGAACGGCCAGCCGTCGTCGGTGGCTGCGTCGCAGGCGTCGGTGGCCTCGGCCGCCGCCCAGCGTGACGCCGCTCAGGCCCAATTCGACCTGCTGCAAGCCGGGCCGTCGGCGACCGACGTGGCCGCCGCCCGCTCCTCGCTGGCCCAGGCCGAGCGGCAACTGGAGCAACTCGTTTCCGGGCCGGACGAAGCCACGCGCGTCTCGTCCGAGGTGGCCGTGGAGCAGGCGCGCCTCCGCGAGCAATGGGCCGCGCGCAATCTGGCCGAGGCCACGCTGCTGGCCCCGTTCGACGGGGTGATCACCGCCGTCAACGCCCGGCCGGGCGAGACGGCCGCCGGCGTCGTGGTCGAGATGATCGATCCCGCCAGTCTGGAACTACTGCTCCACGTCGATGAAGTGGACATCGCCCAGGTCAGCCCCGGCCAGGCGGCGGTGGTGACGCTGGAGACGTGGCCCGACGCGGCGCTCCCGGCCGAGGTACTGGCCATCGTGCCCCAACCCGTGACCGGCAGCGAGCTGGTGGTCTATGAGGTGCGCCTGGGGCTGGGCGAGACGGAGTTGGCGCTGCGGGCGGGCATGACCGCCGACGCCACGCTGACCACCGGCGAACTGGCCGGCGCGCTGCTGCTGCCCAGCGAGGCCATCGAAGTCGACCGCGCCAGCGGCGTCTACAGCGTGCGCCGCGTGACGGCCGGAGCGGACGGCGCGGAAACGGCCGAGGTGGTGGAAGTCACCGTCGGCCGACGCAGCGGTGGCTTCACCCAGATCACCGGTGGCCTGGAGGCGGGCGACGTGGTGCTTATCGGCGATAGCTTGCCGGTGGAGAGTTTCATCCCCGGCCCGTAG
- a CDS encoding MGMT family protein, with amino-acid sequence MKDVKAPDFYQQVYAVARRIPRGRVTSYGRIAQMLGRPNAARAVGYALAALANKRESDPPVPWYRIINHAGRISTPDMDGGANQQMKLLRAEGVAVSDDLRVDLSVYLWEGLHLVEIDDIIAGRE; translated from the coding sequence GTGAAAGATGTGAAAGCGCCCGACTTCTACCAGCAGGTCTATGCCGTGGCCCGGCGCATCCCGCGCGGCCGGGTCACCAGCTACGGCCGCATCGCCCAGATGCTCGGCCGGCCCAACGCGGCCCGCGCCGTGGGTTACGCGCTGGCCGCGCTGGCGAACAAGCGCGAATCTGACCCACCCGTACCCTGGTATCGGATCATCAACCACGCCGGGCGCATCAGCACGCCCGACATGGACGGCGGGGCTAACCAGCAGATGAAACTGTTGCGAGCCGAGGGAGTGGCGGTCAGCGACGATTTGCGGGTCGATTTGAGCGTTTATCTATGGGAGGGGCTACACCTGGTGGAGATCGACGATATTATCGCCGGACGGGAGTGA